In Persephonella hydrogeniphila, the following are encoded in one genomic region:
- a CDS encoding malic enzyme-like NAD(P)-binding protein yields the protein MGIFDYHRLCREGKIEVVPTKPVKSVEDLSVSYTPGVGSVAEKIKENNELVYDYTAKGNLVAVITNGTAVLGLGDAGVFASKPVMEGKAVLFKIFADIDVFDIEINEKSPERLAEIISSISPTFGGINLEDIKAPECFVVEKELKKKVEIPVMHDDQWGTATVILAGLYNALYIAGKDLNRVKIVINGAGSSALATAKLLKEVGAQNIFILDSKGLLSREREDLNEFKREFAVDMPVCTLDKVIEDADVFIGLSVGNTLKKKHLLKMSKNPIVFALANPIPEIYPDLAEKIRKDGILATGRSDFKNQINNVLSFPYIFRGALDVRAKDINFHMLKAAAEKIAEIARKKVLDYLKDIYHEEFSFGKDYIIPKPFDRRLLLEVPVAVAEIAVKTGVSQREIDVDTYRKNLKTRLERINKIFPYCSL from the coding sequence ATGGGTATTTTTGATTACCACAGATTGTGCAGAGAAGGAAAAATAGAGGTTGTTCCAACAAAGCCTGTAAAAAGCGTGGAAGACCTCAGTGTATCTTACACACCCGGTGTAGGAAGTGTGGCAGAAAAAATAAAAGAGAATAATGAACTTGTGTACGATTATACAGCAAAAGGCAATCTGGTGGCTGTTATAACGAACGGGACAGCAGTTTTAGGTCTTGGAGATGCAGGGGTTTTCGCATCAAAACCTGTTATGGAAGGAAAAGCTGTTCTTTTTAAGATATTTGCTGATATTGATGTTTTTGACATAGAGATAAACGAAAAATCACCTGAAAGATTAGCAGAGATAATATCATCTATATCCCCTACATTTGGTGGTATAAACCTTGAAGATATAAAAGCTCCTGAATGTTTTGTTGTTGAAAAAGAGCTAAAAAAGAAAGTTGAAATTCCTGTTATGCATGATGACCAATGGGGAACTGCAACAGTCATACTTGCAGGGCTTTACAATGCCCTTTATATTGCAGGTAAAGATTTAAACAGGGTAAAAATTGTTATTAACGGAGCAGGTTCATCAGCCCTTGCAACTGCAAAACTACTTAAAGAAGTAGGGGCACAGAATATATTTATCCTTGACAGTAAGGGACTTCTCTCAAGGGAGAGGGAAGATCTTAATGAGTTCAAAAGGGAGTTCGCCGTTGATATGCCTGTCTGCACATTAGACAAAGTAATAGAAGATGCGGATGTGTTTATAGGTCTTTCTGTAGGAAACACATTGAAGAAAAAGCATCTTTTAAAAATGTCAAAAAACCCTATAGTTTTTGCCCTTGCAAACCCAATTCCAGAGATTTATCCAGACCTTGCAGAAAAGATAAGAAAAGACGGTATACTGGCAACAGGGAGATCTGATTTTAAAAACCAGATAAACAATGTTCTGTCTTTTCCTTACATCTTTAGAGGAGCCCTTGACGTAAGGGCAAAGGATATAAATTTCCATATGCTCAAAGCAGCAGCAGAAAAGATAGCAGAAATAGCAAGGAAGAAAGTTTTAGACTACCTGAAAGATATATACCATGAAGAGTTTTCCTTTGGGAAAGATTATATAATTCCAAAACCTTTCGACAGAAGACTTCTTCTTGAGGTTCCTGTTGCCGTAGCTGAGATAGCTGTGAAAACAGGCGTTTCACAAAGGGAGATAGATGTAGATACTTACAGGAAAAATCTTAAAACAAGGTTAGAGAGAATAAACAAGATTTTTCCCTACTGCAGTTTATAG
- a CDS encoding phosphatase PAP2 family protein, whose protein sequence is MSEKRIIPPDWELKIKWNVKLFRFINSKRSKLLDRFYKYFFRLGKSYTLPIFLPFFYYTGGLKSFLHLFISLFITGVLMPLIKYTFRHQRPSKLMDNVYLLEPVTLKSFPSADAAYAFTLLGVIIFYGNLYVVLIFLVYALLIGYGRVYMGAHFPIDVIVGSIIGLFSGITGAYLTDIVKEILNGYF, encoded by the coding sequence ATGTCTGAAAAAAGGATTATTCCTCCTGACTGGGAACTGAAAATAAAATGGAATGTAAAGCTTTTCAGGTTTATAAACTCAAAAAGAAGCAAACTTTTAGACAGATTTTATAAATATTTCTTCCGGCTGGGGAAAAGCTATACACTTCCGATTTTTTTACCGTTTTTTTACTACACCGGAGGGTTAAAGTCATTTCTGCACCTGTTTATATCTCTTTTTATAACAGGAGTTCTTATGCCTTTAATAAAGTATACATTCAGACACCAGAGACCTTCAAAACTAATGGATAATGTTTATCTCCTTGAACCTGTAACATTAAAAAGTTTCCCCTCAGCAGATGCAGCTTATGCTTTTACCCTTTTGGGGGTTATTATTTTTTATGGAAATCTGTATGTTGTTCTCATTTTTTTGGTTTACGCTCTTCTTATCGGATATGGACGGGTATACATGGGTGCCCATTTTCCTATTGATGTAATAGTAGGAAGTATAATAGGACTTTTTTCCGGTATAACAGGAGCTTATCTTACAGATATTGTGAAGGAGATTTTAAATGGGTATTTTTGA